One window of Desulfobacca acetoxidans DSM 11109 genomic DNA carries:
- a CDS encoding trypsin-like peptidase domain-containing protein, which yields MIQPHTVSFRIFVCWLFLSLAPMPIWAASAMELQQDFVRAVEQVAPAVVSLKCVRVVTVAPFPGFDEEFFRGTPFEGFFRNMMPPQGLQQRQVGQGSGVIIDPRGFILTNHHVVAGAQNIVLHLRDGRTLRGRAVGADPRYDLAVIQAETPGLPVAPLGDSDQLKAGQWAIAIGSPFGLENTVTVGVISATGRKGVGQGKYGDFIQTDASINPGNSGGPLINLNGQVIGINSMIVAPGQGIGFAIPINLAKKIAARWLQ from the coding sequence TTGATTCAGCCGCATACCGTATCTTTTCGAATCTTTGTCTGTTGGCTGTTTCTCAGCCTCGCACCGATGCCGATCTGGGCTGCCAGCGCTATGGAGTTGCAGCAGGACTTTGTCCGGGCGGTGGAACAGGTGGCGCCGGCGGTGGTAAGTCTTAAATGCGTCAGGGTGGTCACGGTGGCGCCTTTCCCGGGGTTTGACGAGGAGTTCTTTCGGGGGACTCCGTTTGAGGGGTTTTTCCGCAACATGATGCCGCCCCAGGGACTGCAACAGCGACAAGTAGGCCAGGGGTCCGGGGTCATCATCGATCCCCGGGGTTTTATTCTCACTAACCATCATGTCGTGGCCGGGGCCCAGAACATCGTCTTGCACCTGCGGGATGGACGGACGCTGCGCGGGCGCGCCGTTGGTGCTGATCCCCGTTATGATCTGGCCGTCATTCAAGCCGAAACCCCGGGGTTGCCGGTGGCTCCCCTGGGCGATTCCGATCAACTAAAAGCCGGCCAGTGGGCTATAGCCATCGGCAGTCCTTTCGGCCTGGAGAACACCGTTACCGTGGGGGTCATCAGCGCCACGGGCCGGAAAGGGGTAGGGCAGGGGAAGTACGGCGACTTTATCCAAACCGACGCTTCCATTAATCCGGGCAACAGCGGTGGTCCCCTGATAAACCTCAACGGTCAGGTGATCGGCATTAACAGCATGATCGTGGCGCCTGGTCAGGGTATCGGTTTTGCCATCCCGATTAATCTGGCAAAAAAGATCGCAGCCCGTTGGCTGCAATAG
- a CDS encoding MDR/zinc-dependent alcohol dehydrogenase-like family protein has translation MNQSMLALTFDGTVKLQEVPRPQPRAGEVLIRVRLTGICQTDINITRGYKGFHGILGHEFVGEVVEAHTSAWLGQRVVGEINIACGTCDRCRRGLPRHCARRRVLGIWEKDGALAEFITLPEANLHPVPANVPDAFAVFTEPLAAALEILEQTPIGPDFRVLIIGDGKLGLLISLVLRLNGCELHLVGHHPEKMDFIEARGVQVHVAEGFGEKEFDVVIEASGSPAGWRMAIETVRPHGIIIAKSTYHGAFDFNPAALVVPEITVVGSRCGPFPPALRLLARRLINPKKLISRVYPLVQAEEALRYATRRGVLKVLVEMPQYESVKS, from the coding sequence ATGAATCAGAGTATGCTGGCCCTTACCTTTGACGGCACCGTAAAATTGCAGGAGGTTCCCCGTCCTCAACCTCGGGCGGGGGAGGTCCTCATCCGGGTTAGGTTAACCGGCATCTGTCAGACGGATATCAATATAACCCGAGGCTATAAAGGGTTTCACGGTATTTTGGGACATGAGTTTGTCGGAGAGGTGGTGGAGGCTCACACTTCTGCATGGCTGGGTCAAAGGGTGGTAGGGGAGATTAATATCGCCTGCGGTACCTGTGATCGCTGTCGGCGGGGACTGCCGCGGCATTGCGCCCGGCGCCGGGTACTGGGTATCTGGGAAAAAGATGGGGCGTTGGCAGAGTTCATCACCCTGCCAGAGGCCAATCTTCATCCAGTGCCTGCCAATGTTCCCGATGCCTTTGCAGTCTTTACCGAACCTCTCGCCGCCGCCCTGGAAATTCTGGAGCAGACGCCCATCGGACCCGACTTTAGGGTGCTGATCATCGGCGATGGCAAACTCGGGCTCCTTATCTCTTTAGTGCTGCGCCTCAACGGCTGCGAACTCCATCTGGTCGGACATCATCCTGAAAAAATGGACTTCATCGAGGCCAGAGGGGTTCAGGTTCATGTGGCTGAGGGATTTGGGGAGAAGGAGTTTGACGTGGTTATCGAGGCCTCCGGATCGCCGGCAGGGTGGCGGATGGCCATTGAGACGGTGCGCCCCCATGGCATTATCATTGCCAAAAGCACCTATCATGGCGCATTCGACTTTAATCCCGCGGCCCTGGTCGTGCCCGAAATCACGGTCGTCGGTTCCCGTTGCGGGCCATTTCCGCCAGCCCTGCGATTGCTGGCCCGGAGATTGATCAACCCGAAAAAACTCATCTCCCGGGTTTATCCCCTGGTTCAGGCCGAGGAAGCCTTACGCTACGCCACCCGGCGGGGCGTTCTCAAAGTTCTGGTGGAGATGCCGCAGTATGAATCAGTTAAGTCTTGA
- a CDS encoding YkgJ family cysteine cluster protein: MSADESQEIDVIELTPKTPFTFRCYPGVACFNECCARTTIFLSPYDVLRLRRRLNLSSGEFLQRFTHQIPDDASGLPSVVLTMTAGETRCCPFSSPNGCQVYEDRPTACRYYPVGVASQWTDQGLQECYVYFQEDHCRGFEAGDEWTIEKWQQDQGVLPYEEFNREWKSIVLRVGVRTGKSVSAKMRDEYYMALYDLDRFQRYVFDSDFLKIFAVDPEQLTRMQTDPEELLRFGYRYIKFMLRLENCLEIKKVRIAPD; the protein is encoded by the coding sequence ATGTCTGCTGATGAATCTCAGGAAATTGATGTTATTGAGCTCACTCCTAAAACACCTTTCACTTTTCGGTGTTATCCGGGAGTGGCCTGCTTCAACGAATGTTGCGCCCGAACTACCATCTTTCTTAGTCCCTACGACGTCTTACGTCTCAGACGGCGTTTAAACCTGTCTTCAGGGGAGTTTCTGCAGCGTTTCACTCACCAGATACCGGACGACGCTTCCGGTCTGCCTTCCGTGGTCCTGACGATGACGGCAGGCGAAACCCGCTGTTGTCCCTTTTCCTCTCCCAACGGCTGTCAGGTATATGAGGATCGTCCTACTGCCTGCCGCTATTATCCGGTGGGGGTGGCGTCTCAGTGGACAGACCAGGGTTTGCAGGAATGTTACGTGTATTTCCAGGAAGACCATTGCAGAGGTTTTGAGGCTGGCGATGAGTGGACCATTGAAAAATGGCAACAGGATCAGGGCGTTCTACCTTACGAGGAGTTCAACCGCGAGTGGAAGTCGATCGTATTGCGGGTTGGTGTCCGCACCGGTAAATCGGTCAGTGCCAAAATGCGGGATGAATATTATATGGCGCTCTATGACCTTGACAGGTTCCAGAGGTATGTTTTTGACAGTGATTTTTTAAAAATTTTTGCAGTAGACCCGGAGCAACTGACGCGGATGCAGACTGACCCCGAGGAGCTGTTGCGCTTCGGCTATCGTTATATCAAATTTATGCTGCGGTTGGAAAATTGTCTGGAGATCAAAAAAGTCCGGATAGCTCCGGACTAG
- a CDS encoding PilZ domain-containing protein has protein sequence MINWFEKRRHHRLTAALQLSYEPLGLEAGKSDRYKGYTENISMGGLYFTCSDPPAKNLNVNDIVDINIKIPRHNYDLSWTNTLQTRGKIVRIEPLPDRPSSYGVALKFLEDLRFVSS, from the coding sequence ATGATCAATTGGTTCGAGAAACGTCGGCATCACCGATTAACCGCAGCCTTGCAACTTTCCTATGAACCCCTTGGGTTGGAAGCTGGCAAGTCGGATCGCTACAAAGGGTATACTGAAAATATCAGTATGGGAGGCCTGTATTTTACCTGTAGTGATCCACCCGCAAAAAACCTGAATGTTAATGATATTGTGGATATTAATATAAAAATCCCCCGCCATAATTACGATCTATCATGGACTAACACACTGCAGACCCGAGGCAAGATAGTAAGAATAGAGCCATTGCCGGATCGGCCATCATCATATGGTGTCGCCCTGAAATTCCTCGAAGACCTGCGCTTCGTTAGTTCTTAA
- a CDS encoding precorrin-2 dehydrogenase/sirohydrochlorin ferrochelatase family protein has protein sequence MRVYPVFLNIDGRPCLVVGGGAIGERKVQDLLLAGARVSVVSREATPTLLDLARRGEILYRQENFTPEHLDGMVLVIGATNNLQTNREISAAAQARGLPVNIVDAPALCTFIVPATVRRGELTLAIGTGGQSPALAKKLRQDLEQLFGSEYGPYLELLGAVRAKVLASRRDHPDNLTVFTNIVHSPLLELVRNGDREGIRKLLATLVGAILPPVEMAELQTQAASLFTNSLPTRL, from the coding sequence ATGAGAGTATATCCGGTTTTTTTGAATATCGACGGTAGACCCTGTCTGGTGGTCGGCGGCGGGGCGATTGGGGAGCGCAAGGTGCAGGACCTCCTCCTGGCCGGCGCTCGGGTGAGTGTAGTCAGCCGGGAGGCGACCCCGACGCTGTTGGATCTGGCCCGACGAGGCGAAATTCTCTATCGCCAGGAGAATTTCACTCCCGAGCATTTAGACGGCATGGTTTTGGTTATCGGGGCCACAAACAACCTGCAGACCAATCGAGAGATCAGCGCCGCCGCCCAGGCCCGCGGTTTGCCAGTCAATATCGTGGATGCGCCCGCCCTCTGTACATTTATTGTTCCGGCTACAGTCCGGCGGGGAGAGCTGACCCTGGCGATTGGTACCGGCGGTCAGAGTCCGGCCCTGGCCAAAAAGTTGCGCCAGGACTTGGAGCAGCTCTTTGGTTCGGAATATGGCCCGTATCTAGAATTGTTGGGTGCAGTGCGTGCCAAGGTGCTGGCCAGCCGACGAGATCACCCTGATAATCTCACGGTTTTTACCAACATCGTCCACAGTCCCCTCCTTGAACTGGTAAGGAATGGTGACCGGGAAGGTATCCGGAAGCTGTTGGCAACACTGGTAGGGGCTATTCTGCCGCCGGTGGAGATGGCCGAACTACAGACCCAGGCAGCCAGTCTCTTTACTAACAGCCTGCCCACCCGGCTATAA
- the ccsB gene encoding c-type cytochrome biogenesis protein CcsB, translated as MDAGLLILALSFYFLATFIWLGYLWVQLDILHRYGGWIIGVGCVWHSLGLARLTLEAGFFPVATLGGTLSLFSWALVAAFLLFNWRYPVKVLGALAAPLAALMLCGALILPRQADIPPLLQNFWLSFHIVAALLGNATFTIAFLGGILYLVQEHQIKSKKFGFFYKRLPSLETLDALNYYCINIGFPLLTLGIVTGSLYAQYALGAFWRWDPKETMTLIAWLLYAGLLHERLAVGWRGRRAALLAIAGFVLLMITFVGADFFQRSYHRFGGFGRLP; from the coding sequence ATGGATGCTGGACTCTTAATCCTCGCTTTAAGCTTCTATTTTTTAGCCACCTTCATCTGGCTGGGATATCTGTGGGTGCAGCTCGATATATTGCATCGATATGGCGGCTGGATCATCGGCGTCGGTTGCGTCTGGCACTCTTTAGGACTGGCGCGTCTCACGCTGGAGGCGGGTTTTTTCCCCGTAGCTACGCTCGGGGGAACGCTCAGTCTGTTTAGCTGGGCCCTCGTGGCCGCCTTCCTCCTGTTTAACTGGCGTTACCCGGTCAAGGTATTAGGGGCCTTGGCCGCCCCCCTGGCTGCGCTGATGCTGTGTGGCGCCCTGATACTGCCCCGTCAGGCTGATATCCCACCCCTGCTGCAGAACTTTTGGCTCAGCTTCCATATTGTTGCGGCGTTGCTAGGCAATGCCACCTTCACCATTGCTTTTTTGGGCGGCATCCTTTACCTGGTGCAGGAACATCAGATCAAGTCGAAAAAATTCGGTTTTTTCTATAAACGTCTTCCTTCCCTGGAAACCTTGGATGCCTTAAATTATTACTGTATCAATATAGGTTTTCCGCTGCTTACCCTCGGTATTGTCACCGGATCCCTTTATGCCCAATATGCCCTCGGCGCCTTCTGGCGCTGGGATCCCAAAGAAACTATGACTCTCATCGCCTGGTTGCTCTATGCCGGGTTATTGCATGAACGCCTGGCGGTGGGTTGGCGGGGGCGCCGAGCCGCTTTGTTAGCTATCGCCGGGTTTGTGCTACTCATGATAACCTTTGTGGGTGCCGATTTTTTCCAACGGAGCTATCACCGCTTCGGTGGATTTGGACGGCTGCCGTGA
- the mnmA gene encoding tRNA 2-thiouridine(34) synthase MnmA translates to MRANRNRVAVALSGGLDSTVAAALLLNQGFEVQGVHLTLTEKSADISGIESLCQFLGIAYFQLDLRREFKARIIADFAAQYRLGLTPNPCVRCNELIKFGFLFQAVRSQGFDYLATGHYARVEAAPNGMMGLWQGVDPDKEQSYFLHRLSPDCLPAVLLPLGRLTKSQVREKSLAWGLAQYLPNRESQELCFIPDGDYIDFMRNMDVTGLDRPGPIVNRRGEVLGTHRGVEHYTVGQRQGLGLPGPAPSYVLEIIPAGNRLVVGCKADLLADELLVEDINWFIPVPLEPLRARVKIRYRHPGATAIILPLDRRRVRVRFDLPQTAITPGQAAVFYQDNRLLGGGWIVREQS, encoded by the coding sequence GTGAGAGCAAATCGTAATAGAGTTGCAGTGGCCCTGAGCGGCGGGCTGGATAGCACGGTGGCGGCGGCCCTCCTGTTGAACCAAGGTTTCGAGGTTCAGGGCGTCCACCTGACACTGACTGAAAAGTCCGCCGACATTTCTGGCATTGAGTCTTTATGCCAGTTTCTGGGAATTGCATATTTCCAATTAGATCTGCGGCGGGAATTTAAAGCTCGCATCATTGCGGACTTTGCCGCCCAGTATCGCCTTGGCCTCACCCCTAATCCCTGTGTTCGTTGCAACGAGTTGATAAAGTTTGGTTTCCTGTTTCAAGCCGTTCGCTCTCAGGGTTTTGATTATCTGGCCACCGGACATTACGCCCGGGTCGAGGCTGCTCCTAACGGGATGATGGGCTTATGGCAAGGGGTTGATCCTGATAAGGAACAGTCATATTTCTTGCACCGTCTGTCCCCGGATTGTCTGCCTGCGGTCCTCCTGCCGTTGGGGCGGCTTACCAAAAGTCAGGTGAGAGAAAAAAGTCTTGCCTGGGGGCTGGCCCAGTATTTGCCGAACCGGGAGAGCCAGGAGCTCTGTTTTATCCCAGATGGCGATTATATTGATTTCATGAGGAACATGGATGTGACCGGTCTCGATCGCCCTGGCCCCATCGTCAATCGTCGAGGTGAAGTATTAGGAACGCATCGGGGGGTGGAGCATTACACCGTAGGTCAACGCCAGGGATTAGGGTTGCCGGGTCCGGCACCGTCTTATGTCCTCGAGATCATCCCGGCCGGCAACCGGCTTGTTGTTGGCTGCAAAGCGGACCTGTTGGCCGATGAACTGCTCGTAGAGGATATCAACTGGTTCATACCGGTACCCCTGGAGCCGCTCAGGGCCAGGGTTAAAATACGCTATCGCCATCCTGGCGCGACGGCTATAATTCTGCCCTTGGACCGACGCCGCGTCCGGGTGCGGTTTGACCTGCCGCAAACGGCCATCACGCCGGGACAGGCGGCAGTTTTTTATCAGGACAACCGCCTTCTGGGTGGAGGCTGGATCGTTCGGGAGCAATCGTGA
- the mtaB gene encoding tRNA (N(6)-L-threonylcarbamoyladenosine(37)-C(2))-methylthiotransferase MtaB yields the protein MNRLRNRQQHLGFVTFGCKVNQYESAFMAEQAEKLTFTLSSPEAADILVVNTCTVTARTDRQVRQCLRQWGRLQSPPTILVTGCYAQRAPQELANFPGVKAVFGNVEKGRWLELLAAMSQTAGTMVRVSDIQNCNRFVPMPLGSFWGHTRAFMKIQDGCGHYCSYCIVPLVRGPERSLPSSDLLRQLQHLSDAGFQEIVFTGVNLSRYGRDLPGDKGLIDLVRLLRQTSWPLRFRFSSLEPQDISYGLLRELSDWPHFCPHFHIPLQSGASAVLAAMHRNYQPAWFEALIRELTALFPQAAVGLDVMVGFPTETAAAFEQTKELLNRLPVAYLHVFPYSARPGTEAAVLSPQTSAREVGQRARSLRDLSHGKKLEFYQRHLGQVVEVLVEGPVAHRPGWLKGLTANYLRVMLPGPPEWVNRFIRLRLIEMNGQDLIGVAM from the coding sequence GTGAACCGCCTTCGCAACCGCCAGCAGCATTTAGGATTTGTCACCTTTGGCTGCAAAGTCAATCAATATGAGTCGGCCTTCATGGCGGAGCAGGCGGAAAAGCTTACCTTTACCCTGTCGTCGCCGGAAGCTGCTGATATCCTGGTGGTTAACACCTGCACCGTAACGGCGCGCACCGATCGCCAGGTGCGCCAATGTCTGCGGCAGTGGGGTCGTCTGCAGAGCCCGCCGACAATCCTGGTCACCGGCTGTTATGCCCAACGGGCGCCCCAGGAATTGGCGAATTTCCCTGGAGTGAAGGCTGTATTTGGCAACGTTGAGAAGGGGAGGTGGTTGGAGTTGTTGGCCGCCATGTCCCAGACCGCCGGAACCATGGTCCGGGTGTCAGACATTCAGAACTGCAACCGGTTCGTCCCGATGCCGCTGGGCTCATTCTGGGGCCATACTCGGGCTTTTATGAAAATCCAGGATGGCTGCGGCCATTACTGCAGCTACTGCATCGTCCCCCTAGTCCGTGGACCGGAACGCAGCCTTCCATCCTCTGACCTCCTGAGGCAATTACAGCATTTATCGGACGCCGGTTTTCAAGAAATCGTCTTTACCGGGGTCAATCTCTCCCGCTATGGCCGGGACCTGCCAGGGGATAAAGGTCTGATCGATCTAGTGCGGCTTCTCAGGCAGACTTCCTGGCCGCTGCGGTTCCGTTTTAGTTCATTAGAACCCCAGGATATTTCCTACGGCCTGCTGCGAGAACTATCAGATTGGCCCCATTTCTGCCCCCATTTTCATATCCCCTTGCAAAGCGGCGCCTCGGCCGTTTTGGCAGCCATGCATAGAAATTACCAGCCGGCTTGGTTTGAGGCCTTGATCAGAGAACTGACCGCCTTATTTCCCCAGGCTGCCGTCGGGTTGGATGTCATGGTAGGTTTTCCCACTGAAACAGCCGCTGCTTTTGAGCAGACCAAAGAACTGTTGAACCGATTGCCGGTGGCCTACCTGCACGTTTTCCCCTATTCCGCCCGTCCCGGCACGGAAGCCGCCGTTCTTTCTCCTCAGACCAGCGCCCGGGAAGTCGGGCAGCGCGCCAGAAGTCTAAGAGATTTGAGTCACGGTAAAAAACTGGAATTTTATCAACGACATTTAGGGCAGGTGGTCGAAGTGCTGGTAGAGGGTCCGGTTGCCCACCGACCTGGTTGGCTAAAGGGGTTAACAGCGAATTACTTGCGGGTGATGCTGCCCGGACCGCCGGAATGGGTCAATCGCTTCATTCGGCTCAGATTGATAGAAATGAACGGCCAGGACCTCATCGGGGTAGCGATGTGA
- a CDS encoding glycosyltransferase family 4 protein yields the protein MRFALLRQRPGALGGAENTLLCLSRELIRAGHEVTIIAAQPRPPVAREVLAGLNWHRVPVWPGKTGRILGFAVNARRLLHRSRFDIIFSLERTLSQDVYRAGDGCHREWLRRRQPYDTTLGRLHLAGSPFHQTLLWLEKRLFQDPRLKLVIANSRQVESEIRRHYRVPPSKIRVIYNGVDRERFNRFRMSELRPGAVGSQKCDFQRSSILFVGSGFRRKGLNFLIAAMAERRLRQCQLLVVGPGRTAPYQRLAQKLGIAGQVQFLGPQTRVENYYAVSRVLALPTIYDPCSNVVLEALACGLPVVTTSANGASEFIRTGENGVVLNRPDDRAALAAALEEFVEQGMDPRVQESAEAAVAQLSWTRTALQTLSALKDLSEF from the coding sequence ATGCGTTTTGCCCTGTTGCGCCAACGTCCCGGCGCCTTGGGAGGCGCCGAAAATACCCTTTTGTGCCTAAGTCGGGAACTTATCCGGGCTGGCCATGAGGTCACTATTATCGCTGCCCAACCCCGGCCGCCAGTCGCCAGAGAGGTGCTTGCCGGCCTGAACTGGCATCGGGTTCCAGTCTGGCCGGGGAAAACCGGCCGGATTCTGGGTTTCGCCGTCAATGCCCGGCGTCTGTTGCACCGGAGCCGGTTTGACATCATCTTCAGCCTGGAGCGCACCCTTAGCCAGGATGTCTATCGAGCCGGAGACGGTTGTCATCGAGAATGGCTCCGCCGACGCCAGCCCTATGATACTACCCTGGGGCGCCTTCATCTGGCCGGCAGTCCCTTTCACCAAACCCTGCTCTGGCTGGAAAAAAGACTATTTCAGGATCCCCGTCTCAAGTTGGTCATTGCCAATTCCCGTCAGGTGGAGAGCGAAATCCGGCGGCATTATCGGGTTCCCCCAAGCAAAATCCGGGTGATCTACAACGGGGTTGACCGGGAGCGGTTTAACCGGTTTCGCATGTCCGAGCTGCGGCCGGGGGCGGTTGGAAGCCAGAAATGTGATTTCCAAAGGAGCTCTATTCTCTTTGTGGGCTCCGGTTTCAGGCGTAAGGGATTGAACTTCCTCATCGCCGCAATGGCCGAACGGCGTTTGCGGCAATGCCAGTTATTAGTTGTGGGGCCGGGCCGGACGGCACCATACCAACGTCTGGCCCAGAAGCTCGGCATTGCCGGGCAGGTACAATTTCTGGGTCCCCAAACCCGGGTGGAGAATTATTACGCCGTTTCCCGGGTCCTGGCCCTGCCGACAATTTATGATCCTTGCAGCAATGTTGTCCTGGAGGCCCTGGCCTGTGGGCTTCCAGTGGTCACCACATCGGCCAACGGCGCTTCGGAGTTTATCCGAACCGGTGAAAACGGTGTTGTCCTGAACCGCCCTGATGACCGCGCAGCTCTTGCTGCGGCCTTGGAAGAATTCGTGGAACAAGGTATGGACCCACGGGTCCAGGAGAGCGCCGAGGCGGCCGTGGCTCAGCTCTCCTGGACCAGAACTGCGCTCCAGACGCTAAGCGCGCTGAAGGACCTGTCAGAGTTTTAA
- the lpxC gene encoding UDP-3-O-acyl-N-acetylglucosamine deacetylase, whose protein sequence is MQFQQTIKQKIVCTGIGIHSGRPARVVINPAPANSGLTFVRTDLPGRPIIPARSSRVVDSSMATTLGIKDAYVSTVEHLLAALAGLGIDNARIEVAGPEVPIVDGSAAPFVSWLKQAGIKVLRWPRASFHIQKPLEVVQGDKWIRVEPASQPRVTYAIDFPHPCIGRQQYAYQVQLNSFARQIAPARTFGFLRDVQRLQANGLALGGSLDNAIVLDDHGVLNPDGLRFADEFVRHKILDLIGDLALLGWPVLGHIRVFKGSHALHQQFMQALLEQQQTWRLSIPEIQPTWRPYQQLPRRVRIAMA, encoded by the coding sequence ATGCAATTTCAGCAGACCATTAAACAAAAGATTGTTTGTACGGGGATAGGCATTCACTCGGGCCGTCCGGCGCGGGTGGTTATCAACCCGGCTCCGGCCAACAGCGGTCTTACCTTTGTACGCACCGACCTACCAGGACGGCCGATAATACCGGCGCGCTCCTCCCGAGTGGTGGACAGCAGTATGGCCACGACCTTGGGTATTAAAGACGCCTATGTTTCCACGGTTGAACACCTGCTGGCGGCCCTGGCGGGTTTGGGAATTGATAATGCCCGGATCGAAGTAGCCGGACCGGAAGTGCCAATCGTGGATGGCAGTGCTGCGCCGTTTGTTTCCTGGCTGAAACAGGCCGGTATAAAAGTTTTGCGGTGGCCTCGGGCCTCCTTCCACATCCAGAAACCCTTGGAGGTAGTCCAGGGCGATAAATGGATCCGGGTGGAACCGGCTTCGCAACCGAGGGTTACGTACGCCATTGATTTCCCCCATCCATGCATCGGCCGGCAACAATATGCGTATCAGGTGCAGCTCAATTCCTTTGCCCGGCAGATCGCTCCGGCCAGGACCTTTGGTTTCCTGCGTGACGTTCAGCGATTGCAGGCCAACGGCTTGGCTTTGGGCGGTTCTCTGGACAACGCTATTGTCTTGGACGACCATGGGGTGCTAAACCCCGATGGACTGCGCTTTGCCGATGAGTTCGTGCGCCACAAGATCCTGGACCTGATCGGCGATCTAGCACTTTTGGGGTGGCCTGTTCTCGGACATATCCGGGTATTCAAGGGCTCTCACGCCCTGCATCAACAGTTCATGCAAGCCTTACTGGAACAACAACAAACCTGGCGATTGAGCATACCCGAAATCCAGCCGACCTGGAGACCCTACCAGCAATTACCCCGCCGGGTCAGAATAGCTATGGCTTAA
- a CDS encoding nucleotide pyrophosphohydrolase, with protein sequence MDDVDTLASLQRRVLHFRQQRAWGPFHTPKNLAMAIGIEAAELQELFLWKKDDEIVELLSGDSYKTRIQDELADIFIFLLYLGEAVGIDLSEAMKAKLIKNEEKYPVAKSFGNSKKYSELE encoded by the coding sequence ATGGACGACGTTGATACCCTGGCATCTCTACAACGCCGGGTTCTTCATTTCCGCCAACAACGGGCTTGGGGGCCATTTCACACACCTAAAAATCTGGCCATGGCCATCGGCATCGAAGCGGCGGAACTGCAAGAACTCTTTCTCTGGAAAAAGGACGACGAAATCGTCGAACTCCTGTCCGGAGACTCCTATAAAACCAGGATACAAGATGAACTTGCCGATATCTTTATTTTTTTACTGTACTTAGGGGAGGCTGTCGGTATCGATCTGTCTGAAGCCATGAAGGCCAAACTTATTAAGAACGAAGAAAAATATCCGGTTGCCAAGAGTTTTGGCAACAGTAAAAAATACAGCGAATTGGAGTGA